The following coding sequences lie in one Leucobacter allii genomic window:
- a CDS encoding aminotransferase class III-fold pyridoxal phosphate-dependent enzyme, producing the protein MSSATSTAAVSTGSEATDIPQERRVVTEIPGPRSRELHARRQAVVPPGVHSVLPVYIDRAHDSILVDVDGNRIVDVCGGIGVMTVGHTDEAVVAAASAQLAKVTHTLFTMTPYEPYVQVAEHLAKHVPGSTPEAPYKTLLMNSGAEAVENGVKIARKYTGRPGIAVLEHAYHGRTLLTSSMNHKAAPYALGYGPRVGDIYKAPNSYPLHDGLSGEDAARRTIAFLEKQAGASDLACLIVEPIQGEGGFIVPAEGYLPALAAWCRENGIVFIADEVQAGMARTGTVFSIAQFGVEPDILLSAKGIAGGLPLAGITGRAEIMDASQPGGLGGTFGGNPVACAAAVAVFEQIEARDLLAEARRIERVFGGGLRELQAAHPAIAEVRGTGAMLAIEVLRPGTREPDGALVSRVVEEAAQRGVLLLSTGVHNQAIRFLPSLKMTDALLADVLAVLDESFTAAGA; encoded by the coding sequence ATGAGTTCAGCGACCAGCACCGCAGCCGTCAGCACCGGATCCGAGGCGACCGACATCCCGCAGGAGCGGCGCGTCGTCACCGAGATCCCCGGCCCCCGCTCCCGCGAACTCCACGCCAGGCGACAGGCGGTCGTGCCGCCCGGGGTGCACAGCGTCCTGCCCGTCTACATCGATCGCGCGCACGATTCGATCCTCGTCGACGTCGACGGCAACCGGATCGTCGACGTCTGCGGCGGCATCGGCGTGATGACGGTCGGGCACACGGACGAGGCGGTCGTCGCCGCCGCTTCCGCGCAGCTCGCCAAGGTCACCCACACGCTCTTCACCATGACTCCGTACGAGCCCTACGTGCAGGTGGCCGAGCACCTCGCGAAGCACGTGCCGGGCTCCACGCCGGAGGCGCCCTACAAGACCCTGCTCATGAACTCGGGGGCGGAGGCCGTCGAGAACGGCGTGAAGATCGCGCGCAAGTACACGGGGCGCCCGGGCATCGCCGTGCTCGAGCACGCCTATCACGGGCGCACGCTCCTCACGAGCAGCATGAACCACAAGGCCGCTCCCTATGCCCTCGGCTACGGCCCGCGCGTCGGGGACATCTACAAGGCCCCGAACTCCTACCCGCTGCACGACGGCCTGAGCGGCGAGGACGCCGCGCGGCGCACGATCGCGTTCCTCGAGAAGCAGGCCGGCGCCTCCGACCTCGCGTGCCTGATCGTCGAGCCGATCCAGGGCGAGGGCGGCTTCATCGTCCCGGCCGAGGGCTATCTCCCCGCGCTCGCCGCGTGGTGCCGCGAGAACGGCATCGTGTTCATCGCCGACGAGGTGCAGGCCGGCATGGCCCGCACCGGCACGGTCTTCTCGATCGCCCAGTTCGGCGTCGAGCCCGACATCCTGCTCTCGGCGAAGGGCATCGCCGGCGGCCTCCCGCTCGCCGGCATCACCGGCCGCGCCGAGATCATGGACGCCTCGCAGCCCGGCGGCCTCGGCGGCACCTTCGGCGGCAACCCCGTGGCGTGCGCCGCGGCGGTCGCCGTCTTCGAGCAGATCGAGGCGCGCGACCTCCTCGCCGAGGCGCGGCGCATCGAGCGGGTCTTCGGCGGCGGGCTCCGCGAGCTGCAGGCGGCGCACCCGGCGATCGCCGAGGTCCGCGGCACGGGCGCGATGCTCGCGATCGAGGTGCTGCGGCCCGGCACCCGGGAGCCCGACGGCGCGCTCGTCTCGCGCGTCGTCGAGGAGGCGGCCCAGCGCGGCGTACTGCTCCTGAGCACGGGCGTGCACAACCAGGCGATCCGCTTCCTGCCCTCGCTCAAGATGACGGACGCGCTGCTCGCCGACGTGCTCGCGGTGCTCGACGAGTCGTTCACGGCCGCGGGCGCGTAG
- a CDS encoding substrate-binding domain-containing protein translates to MHTRFPRRAAFATLALGAGFALLTGCTTGNEPATETGGSGESSDSCSIGMTQINQTAIFFTEMNAGAQEAADELGCELTIANANNDSARQSSDIENFVTQGVDAIIVVAIDVNGVSPAVESAQSQGIPVIAIDAEVEGVDTFVGVDNEAAGAEAAKWAIDAGLVDGKSYGVVDAKSSFIQNQREDSFRAAIDAAGAQYTQSVNGDNVQEKAATAAQDLVTAQPDLDFVYTTGEPATVGAVAALSADSATKIIGWDLTAEVIAGIDDGLVTAVIQQDPRQEGVEAVTEVHSILGGAEPQGFIDVPITIVTSDNVDDFRETFK, encoded by the coding sequence ATGCACACTCGGTTCCCACGGCGCGCCGCGTTCGCGACGCTCGCCCTCGGTGCGGGCTTCGCGCTCCTCACCGGCTGCACCACCGGCAACGAGCCGGCGACCGAAACCGGCGGCTCCGGCGAGTCGAGCGACTCGTGCAGCATCGGCATGACGCAGATCAACCAGACCGCGATCTTCTTCACCGAGATGAACGCCGGCGCCCAGGAGGCGGCGGACGAGCTCGGCTGCGAGCTCACCATCGCGAACGCCAACAACGACTCCGCCCGCCAGAGCTCCGACATCGAGAACTTCGTCACGCAGGGCGTCGACGCGATCATCGTCGTCGCCATCGACGTGAACGGCGTCTCCCCCGCGGTCGAGTCCGCCCAGTCCCAGGGCATTCCCGTCATCGCGATCGACGCGGAAGTCGAGGGCGTCGACACCTTCGTGGGCGTCGACAACGAGGCCGCAGGCGCGGAGGCCGCGAAGTGGGCCATCGACGCGGGGCTCGTCGACGGCAAGAGCTACGGCGTCGTCGACGCGAAGAGCTCCTTCATCCAGAACCAGCGCGAGGACAGCTTCCGCGCGGCGATCGACGCCGCCGGCGCCCAGTACACGCAGAGCGTCAACGGCGACAACGTCCAGGAGAAGGCCGCGACCGCCGCGCAGGATCTGGTCACCGCCCAGCCGGACCTCGACTTCGTCTACACCACGGGCGAGCCCGCCACCGTCGGCGCCGTCGCCGCGCTCTCCGCGGACAGCGCGACCAAGATCATCGGCTGGGATCTCACCGCGGAGGTCATCGCCGGCATCGACGACGGACTCGTCACGGCCGTGATCCAGCAGGACCCCCGCCAGGAGGGCGTCGAGGCCGTCACCGAGGTGCACAGCATCCTCGGCGGTGCGGAGCCCCAGGGATTCATCGACGTCCCGATCACCATCGTCACGTCGGACAACGTCGACGACTTCCGCGAGACCTTCAAGTAA
- a CDS encoding ABC transporter permease produces the protein MTNAHHTEAIVTKPARSKGFIGRHFGVLSITLVFLILFIFFSAATDVFLSAENLVNVARQIAPTVIVAMAMTFVITTGQIDLSVGSIVGLSAATLGIWAVSGNGLVALVLTLAMGLAVGLVNGALTAFGRMQSFIVTLAALTALRGVALFITEGYSTPIDSPFLVPIGQGKFLGLYTPTWIAIVIVALAWYVFNHTRFGRYVTATGSNAESLRRSGVDIRKIQMAVLGMTGFAAALAGVITASRLSSGSPNSGTMFELEVITAVVLGGTSLMGGRGSIMGSAIGALTLGILSNGLVLLKVDVYWIPIVQGLILVIAILVNTRLFSRFSRSGS, from the coding sequence GTGACGAATGCACACCACACCGAGGCCATCGTGACCAAGCCCGCCCGCTCGAAGGGGTTCATCGGGCGGCACTTCGGGGTGCTCTCCATCACCCTGGTCTTCCTCATCCTCTTCATCTTCTTCTCGGCCGCGACCGACGTCTTCCTCTCCGCGGAGAACCTCGTCAACGTCGCGCGGCAGATCGCGCCGACGGTCATCGTCGCCATGGCGATGACCTTCGTCATCACGACGGGTCAGATCGACCTCTCGGTCGGTTCCATCGTCGGCCTCTCCGCCGCGACGCTCGGCATCTGGGCCGTCTCGGGCAACGGGCTCGTCGCGCTCGTGCTGACGCTCGCGATGGGGCTCGCGGTCGGCCTCGTGAACGGCGCGCTCACGGCGTTCGGGCGCATGCAGTCGTTCATCGTGACGCTGGCCGCCCTCACGGCGCTGCGCGGCGTGGCGCTCTTCATCACCGAGGGCTACAGCACCCCGATCGACTCGCCGTTCCTCGTGCCCATCGGCCAGGGCAAGTTCCTCGGCCTCTACACGCCGACCTGGATCGCGATCGTCATCGTGGCGCTCGCGTGGTACGTCTTCAATCACACCCGCTTCGGCCGCTACGTGACGGCGACGGGCTCCAACGCCGAGTCGCTGCGCCGCTCGGGCGTCGACATCCGCAAGATCCAGATGGCCGTGCTCGGCATGACCGGCTTCGCGGCCGCGCTCGCCGGCGTCATCACCGCCTCGCGCCTCTCGAGCGGCTCGCCGAACTCCGGCACCATGTTCGAGCTCGAGGTCATCACGGCCGTCGTGCTCGGCGGGACCTCGCTCATGGGCGGCCGCGGCTCCATCATGGGCTCCGCCATCGGCGCGCTCACCCTCGGCATCCTCAGCAACGGGCTCGTGCTGCTGAAGGTCGACGTCTACTGGATCCCGATCGTGCAGGGCCTCATCCTCGTCATCGCGATCCTCGTCAACACGCGCCTGTTCAGCCGCTTCTCCCGGAGCGGCTCATGA
- a CDS encoding PfkB family carbohydrate kinase — protein MTEPASPGDAVGPRGGDRPAVAVVGSVNLDTTVRVPHIPTAGETILASDTASSPGGKGANQAAAAAAAGAAVRFIGAIGADAVGEAAVAGLRAFDVDLSELQTVAHAPSGAATVVVADDAENLIIVTSGANDHLDPDLVAAALDRRAGPVLLTQLETPLAVLAECGRARAFAWRILNPAPISADPGLRPLLAGFTLLVPNRTELAQLAGLPVPRTIAEVSACVAALGFDGDVVVTLGADGAALYPAGGGAAPEAPRTFAPPPVRAIDTTGAGDVFCGTLASGLAAHGDLERAVADAVEASARSTELPRAQLVPGDAAVAR, from the coding sequence GTGACTGAGCCGGCGTCCCCCGGCGACGCCGTGGGACCGCGGGGCGGAGACCGCCCCGCGGTCGCCGTCGTCGGCTCCGTGAACCTCGATACGACCGTGCGGGTGCCGCACATCCCGACGGCCGGGGAGACCATCCTCGCCTCGGACACCGCGTCCTCGCCGGGCGGCAAGGGGGCGAACCAGGCGGCCGCCGCGGCCGCCGCGGGCGCCGCGGTGCGGTTCATCGGGGCGATCGGCGCGGACGCCGTTGGCGAAGCCGCCGTGGCCGGCCTCCGCGCCTTCGACGTCGACCTCTCGGAGCTGCAGACCGTCGCGCACGCACCGAGCGGCGCAGCGACCGTGGTCGTGGCCGACGACGCCGAGAACCTCATCATCGTCACCTCCGGCGCCAACGACCACCTCGACCCCGACCTCGTCGCAGCGGCGCTCGACCGTCGGGCGGGTCCCGTGCTGCTCACGCAGCTCGAGACGCCGCTGGCCGTCCTCGCCGAGTGCGGCCGGGCGCGCGCTTTCGCGTGGCGGATCCTGAACCCCGCCCCCATCTCCGCCGATCCCGGTCTGCGGCCGCTGCTGGCCGGCTTCACCCTGCTCGTGCCGAACCGCACCGAGCTCGCGCAGCTCGCGGGGCTTCCGGTGCCCCGCACCATCGCGGAGGTGAGCGCCTGCGTCGCCGCGCTCGGCTTCGACGGCGACGTCGTCGTGACGCTCGGCGCGGACGGGGCCGCCCTCTACCCGGCCGGGGGCGGCGCCGCACCGGAGGCGCCGCGGACCTTCGCGCCGCCTCCGGTGCGGGCGATCGACACCACCGGGGCCGGTGACGTCTTCTGCGGCACGCTCGCGAGCGGGCTCGCCGCGCACGGCGACCTCGAACGGGCCGTCGCGGACGCGGTGGAGGCCTCGGCGCGCAGCACGGAGCTCCCCCGCGCGCAGCTCGTCCCCGGTGACGCGGCGGTGGCGCGATGA
- a CDS encoding ATP-binding cassette domain-containing protein — MNAPPRVEMVDIRKHFGAVKVLRGVNLSVGKGEVIGLVGDNGAGKSTLMKMLAGAVTPDSGSILVDGEALTTSDPRAARRAGIEMVYQDLALCNDVDVAGNLFLGREPYHPLTRRLDLARMHREAAEDLQKLHIRIADTTQEVGTLSGGQRQAIAIARAIAFDPKVLVLDEPTAALAAREVEMVLQLIRDVSARGVSVILITHRLQDLFEVCDRLVVLYEGVLHKNLDPQETSLSELVTAMMGK, encoded by the coding sequence ATGAACGCACCACCGCGTGTCGAAATGGTCGACATCCGCAAGCACTTCGGCGCCGTCAAAGTACTCCGCGGGGTCAACCTCTCGGTCGGCAAGGGCGAGGTCATCGGTCTCGTCGGCGACAACGGCGCCGGCAAATCGACGCTCATGAAGATGCTCGCGGGCGCCGTCACCCCGGACTCGGGCAGCATCCTCGTCGACGGCGAGGCGCTCACCACCTCGGACCCCCGTGCCGCGCGGCGGGCGGGGATCGAGATGGTCTACCAGGATCTCGCGCTCTGCAACGACGTCGACGTGGCCGGCAACCTCTTCCTCGGCCGGGAGCCCTACCACCCGCTCACCCGTCGCCTCGACCTCGCGCGGATGCATCGCGAGGCGGCGGAGGATCTGCAGAAGCTGCACATCCGGATCGCCGACACCACGCAGGAGGTCGGCACCCTCTCGGGCGGTCAGCGGCAGGCCATCGCCATCGCCCGCGCCATCGCCTTCGATCCGAAGGTGCTCGTGCTCGACGAGCCGACGGCGGCGCTCGCGGCCCGCGAGGTCGAGATGGTGCTGCAGCTCATCCGCGACGTCTCCGCCCGCGGCGTCAGCGTGATCCTCATCACCCACCGACTCCAGGACCTCTTCGAGGTCTGCGACCGCCTCGTCGTGCTGTACGAGGGGGTCCTCCACAAGAACCTCGACCCGCAGGAAACCTCGCTGTCCGAGCTCGTGACCGCGATGATGGGAAAGTAG
- a CDS encoding OsmC family protein: MAELHEYRVGIEWTGNRGSGTSGYRDYGRELLIHGESKPPLAGSADKTFHGDRDRWNPEELLVTALAQCHMLSYLHMAVRAGVVVTAYRDDAVGVMRQEGLGGAFTEVVLRPRVAVAEAGMVEAALAAHREASEHCFIANSVNFPVRHEPEIAVAAAGTAPGGRVPGAASP, encoded by the coding sequence ATGGCAGAACTGCACGAGTACCGGGTCGGGATCGAGTGGACGGGCAACCGGGGGAGCGGCACGAGCGGATACCGCGACTACGGCCGCGAGCTGCTCATCCACGGCGAGAGCAAGCCGCCGCTCGCGGGGTCGGCGGACAAGACCTTCCACGGCGACCGGGACCGCTGGAACCCCGAGGAGCTGCTCGTCACGGCGCTCGCGCAGTGCCACATGCTCTCCTACCTGCACATGGCGGTGCGCGCCGGGGTGGTGGTGACCGCCTACCGGGACGACGCCGTCGGCGTCATGCGGCAGGAGGGGCTCGGCGGGGCGTTCACGGAGGTCGTGCTCCGGCCGCGGGTCGCGGTGGCGGAGGCGGGCATGGTCGAGGCCGCGCTCGCGGCGCACCGCGAGGCCTCGGAGCACTGCTTCATCGCGAACTCCGTGAACTTCCCTGTGCGGCACGAGCCGGAGATCGCGGTGGCCGCGGCGGGGACGGCGCCCGGAGGACGCGTCCCGGGCGCCGCTTCGCCTTAG
- a CDS encoding nucleoside hydrolase, whose protein sequence is MATPVIIDCDPGHDDAVAILLAVASPEIDLRAVTTCFGNCALEDATRNAIQILDLAGAADIPVAAGAAGPLAGAQALGNYVHGTSGLDGPELPAPSREPDPRGAVALMASVLDAAEEGVTLVVTGPMTNAAQLFRDRPDLVGRVTEIVFMGGSTERGNHTPSAEFNTFADPEALDEVLRTGLPLRMVGLNLTHQALATREVVDRMVAMPHAVGQTCAAWMGFFGDSYHRVWEFDAPPVHDPCTVAALIDPGVIVWREAFLAVELDGRWTRGETVVDLHGRYPEEPRNARVAMTLDAPRFWDLVLDALDRLGARGD, encoded by the coding sequence ATGGCGACCCCGGTCATCATCGACTGCGATCCCGGGCACGACGACGCGGTGGCGATCCTCCTCGCCGTCGCCTCCCCCGAGATCGACCTCCGGGCCGTCACCACGTGCTTCGGCAACTGCGCGCTCGAGGACGCGACGCGCAACGCGATCCAGATCCTGGACCTCGCAGGCGCGGCCGACATCCCCGTCGCCGCGGGCGCGGCCGGGCCGCTCGCCGGCGCGCAGGCGCTCGGCAACTACGTGCACGGGACGAGCGGCCTCGACGGGCCCGAGCTCCCCGCCCCCAGCCGCGAGCCGGACCCCCGCGGGGCCGTCGCGCTCATGGCGAGCGTCCTCGACGCCGCCGAGGAGGGCGTCACCCTCGTGGTCACCGGCCCGATGACGAACGCCGCGCAGCTCTTCCGCGACCGCCCCGATCTCGTCGGACGCGTGACCGAGATCGTCTTCATGGGCGGCTCGACCGAGCGCGGCAACCACACCCCCTCCGCCGAGTTCAACACCTTCGCGGATCCCGAAGCGCTCGACGAGGTGCTGCGGACCGGTCTCCCCCTCCGCATGGTCGGCCTCAACCTCACGCATCAGGCGCTCGCGACCCGCGAGGTCGTCGACCGCATGGTCGCCATGCCCCACGCCGTGGGGCAGACCTGCGCGGCCTGGATGGGGTTCTTCGGCGATTCCTACCACCGCGTCTGGGAGTTCGACGCGCCCCCCGTGCACGACCCCTGCACCGTCGCCGCGCTCATCGACCCCGGCGTCATCGTGTGGCGCGAGGCGTTCCTCGCGGTCGAGCTCGACGGGCGCTGGACGCGCGGCGAGACCGTCGTCGATCTGCACGGACGCTACCCCGAGGAGCCGCGCAACGCCCGCGTCGCCATGACGCTCGACGCGCCGCGGTTCTGGGATCTCGTCCTCGACGCGCTCGACCGGCTCGGAGCCCGCGGTGACTGA
- a CDS encoding M20/M25/M40 family metallo-hydrolase: protein MDQHLSGLALAASLELGHETVQLYSGATHDGVAIAELAPSAMIFIPSRDGRSHCPEEWSDFADVATGIEVLLETVLRVDAAP, encoded by the coding sequence ATGGACCAGCACCTCTCCGGCCTCGCGCTCGCGGCCTCGCTCGAGCTCGGGCACGAGACCGTGCAGCTCTACTCCGGTGCCACGCACGACGGCGTCGCGATCGCGGAGCTCGCCCCCTCGGCGATGATCTTCATCCCGTCGCGGGACGGCAGGAGCCACTGCCCCGAGGAGTGGAGCGACTTCGCCGATGTCGCGACGGGCATCGAGGTGCTGCTGGAGACCGTGCTGCGCGTCGACGCCGCCCCGTGA
- a CDS encoding glutamine amidotransferase → MPRVLLAGESWTIHEIHQKGFDTFTSTSFDTGADAFIAAAATQGIEVEQMYGHDVPAKFPRTAEALSAYDVVIISDIGANSFLLTPETWKRGERSDNSLRALVEWTEQGGGLMMAGGYLSFQGINAAANFARSPIAEVLPVGMLLCDDRVEAPEGAPVAVADAGHPLAPLLSGAPELLGYNEVSAREDARVVATVGDHPLLATREVGSGRTLAWTSDIGPHWCPQPFLDWDGFAPLVGGMLRWLADEAA, encoded by the coding sequence ATGCCTCGCGTACTGCTTGCCGGAGAGAGCTGGACGATCCACGAGATCCATCAGAAGGGCTTCGACACCTTCACGAGCACCTCGTTCGACACCGGCGCCGACGCCTTCATCGCGGCTGCGGCGACGCAGGGCATCGAGGTCGAGCAGATGTACGGGCACGACGTGCCCGCGAAGTTCCCGCGCACGGCGGAGGCGCTCTCCGCCTACGACGTCGTCATCATCTCCGACATCGGCGCGAACTCCTTCCTGCTCACCCCCGAGACCTGGAAGCGCGGCGAGCGCAGCGACAACTCGCTCCGCGCCCTCGTGGAGTGGACCGAGCAGGGCGGCGGCCTCATGATGGCTGGGGGCTACCTCAGCTTCCAGGGCATCAACGCGGCCGCGAACTTCGCCCGCTCGCCGATCGCCGAGGTGCTCCCCGTCGGCATGCTGCTCTGCGATGACCGCGTGGAAGCGCCGGAAGGCGCCCCGGTCGCCGTCGCGGACGCCGGTCACCCCCTCGCTCCGCTCCTCTCCGGCGCGCCCGAGCTGCTCGGCTACAACGAGGTCTCGGCCCGCGAGGACGCGCGCGTCGTCGCCACGGTCGGGGACCATCCGCTCCTGGCCACCCGCGAGGTCGGCTCCGGACGCACGCTCGCCTGGACCTCCGACATCGGCCCGCACTGGTGCCCGCAGCCCTTCCTCGACTGGGACGGCTTCGCCCCCCTCGTGGGCGGCATGCTCCGCTGGCTCGCGGACGAGGCGGCGTGA
- a CDS encoding LacI family DNA-binding transcriptional regulator, with product MDGRTRSVTMREVAQHAGVSSSTVSRALSGSRAMSAEIRDRVLRSAEALGYEVNLLGRALRQQRLDVVGLILPDFSNPFFTALAEQLGAVFREAGFELLVSSAGNDLGIERRAVSSFLGRQIHALVVIPSDEAASRAALDAASRRVPTVQFDRRVADSDAPYVGCDNRIGVELIVRHVREVTPPGEPVVFVGAGTASSSARERREAFAALMPEALILDGSFDVAWGHRAARELLDRGIAGATVVTSADVIALGLQSELQAAGRRVPGDFRVIGFDGVGVADYALPALTTVRQPVEAMSRAILELITRDDPATPAGTVLVAPDLVLGDSSRTASGRAARGR from the coding sequence ATGGACGGACGGACGCGGAGCGTCACGATGCGCGAGGTGGCGCAGCACGCGGGGGTGTCCTCGTCGACCGTCTCGCGCGCCCTCAGCGGGAGCCGGGCGATGTCCGCCGAGATCCGGGACCGGGTGCTGCGCAGCGCGGAGGCGCTCGGGTACGAGGTGAATCTGCTCGGACGCGCCCTGCGGCAGCAGCGGCTCGACGTGGTCGGGCTGATCCTGCCCGATTTCTCCAACCCCTTCTTCACCGCGCTCGCCGAGCAGCTGGGCGCGGTCTTTCGCGAGGCGGGCTTCGAGCTGCTCGTCTCCAGCGCGGGGAACGACCTCGGGATCGAGCGCCGCGCCGTCTCCTCGTTCCTCGGGCGGCAGATCCATGCGCTCGTCGTCATCCCGAGCGACGAGGCCGCGAGTCGCGCGGCGCTCGACGCGGCGAGCCGGCGCGTCCCCACGGTGCAGTTCGACCGCAGGGTCGCCGATTCCGATGCGCCCTACGTCGGCTGCGACAACCGCATCGGGGTCGAGCTCATCGTCCGGCACGTGCGGGAGGTCACCCCGCCGGGCGAGCCCGTCGTGTTCGTCGGCGCCGGTACGGCCTCCTCGTCGGCGCGCGAACGGCGCGAGGCCTTCGCGGCGCTGATGCCGGAGGCGCTCATCCTCGACGGCAGCTTCGACGTCGCGTGGGGGCACCGCGCGGCGCGGGAGCTGCTGGATCGCGGGATCGCGGGCGCGACGGTCGTCACCTCCGCCGACGTCATCGCGCTCGGCCTCCAGAGCGAGCTGCAGGCCGCCGGACGTCGCGTTCCCGGCGACTTCCGGGTCATCGGCTTCGACGGCGTCGGCGTGGCCGACTACGCGCTGCCCGCGCTCACGACGGTGCGTCAGCCCGTGGAGGCCATGAGCCGCGCCATCCTCGAGCTCATCACCCGGGACGATCCGGCGACCCCCGCGGGGACCGTGCTCGTCGCCCCGGATCTCGTGCTCGGCGACTCGAGCCGCACGGCGTCCGGCCGGGCCGCCCGGGGGCGGTAG
- a CDS encoding PP2C family protein-serine/threonine phosphatase → MTTRGENGSRRRLPYRRGGDLEIELSWFALTDVGRRRETNQDSYVTTPPIFAVADGMGGHSAGEIASAAVVRRLAELGGESSISERDIDGVLSDAVDDIELDAGETELGAGTTVTGVCFGSDEDPTWRVFNIGDSRVYQYFKGAFSQITVDHSVVQHLIDTGAITEEEAEVHPHANVITRAVGFNEAPVPDYTSLALIPGQRLLICSDGLTKELTDIGIQHFLATQPTAEDAARTLVRQAVENAGRDNVTVIVIDVHAVGDVVDTGSLESSGIPLADLPPHEPVATGPIDLR, encoded by the coding sequence GTGACGACTCGGGGTGAGAACGGGTCTCGGCGACGCCTGCCCTATCGCAGGGGCGGAGACCTCGAGATCGAGCTCTCGTGGTTCGCGCTCACCGACGTCGGCCGCCGTCGCGAGACCAACCAGGACAGCTACGTCACGACGCCGCCGATCTTCGCGGTCGCCGACGGCATGGGCGGCCACTCGGCCGGCGAGATCGCATCGGCCGCGGTCGTGCGGCGGCTCGCCGAGCTCGGCGGCGAATCGAGCATCAGCGAGCGCGACATCGACGGCGTGCTCAGCGACGCCGTCGACGACATCGAGCTCGACGCGGGGGAGACGGAGCTCGGCGCGGGGACGACCGTCACCGGCGTGTGCTTCGGCAGCGACGAGGACCCCACGTGGCGCGTCTTCAACATCGGGGACTCGCGCGTCTATCAGTACTTCAAGGGCGCCTTCAGCCAGATCACCGTCGATCACTCGGTCGTCCAGCACCTCATCGACACGGGCGCCATCACGGAGGAGGAGGCGGAGGTCCATCCGCACGCCAATGTGATCACCCGTGCCGTGGGCTTCAACGAGGCTCCCGTGCCCGACTACACCTCGCTCGCGCTGATCCCGGGCCAGCGGCTCCTCATCTGCTCCGACGGGCTCACGAAGGAGCTCACGGACATCGGCATTCAGCACTTCCTCGCGACGCAGCCGACGGCGGAGGACGCGGCGCGCACGCTCGTGCGCCAGGCCGTCGAGAACGCCGGCCGCGACAACGTCACCGTGATCGTCATCGACGTGCACGCCGTCGGCGACGTGGTCGACACCGGCAGCCTCGAGTCCTCCGGGATCCCGCTCGCGGATCTGCCGCCGCACGAACCCGTGGCCACGGGGCCGATCGACCTGCGCTGA
- a CDS encoding phosphotriesterase family protein, translating into MTVMTVTGPVPAAELGITLTHEHLINDASSWAQPTTTPGLDAEDYLRRPVTADLLWELRNDPFGNLDNCRLDDPELALAEIARYAALGGRTIVDTTSMNSGRDLRGLKDLSERSGVRIVAGTGYYLDPSLPEGFSAFASEDVAEQILHDIAHGVDGIRPGIIGEIGVGAGFTERERISLAGACIAQRESGLPVEVHLPGWFRRGHEVLDLAEAHGADPRDVVLCHMGPSGEDRAYQLELLRRGAWVQYDMIGMEVFYADQGVQCPSDEDNARHLVGLVDAGFGDRLLVSQDIFLKSLLRAHGGPGYGHILQYFVPRLARHGLDRAAIDRFLIDNPRSLFEGRDAPAAESDH; encoded by the coding sequence ATGACCGTGATGACCGTCACGGGGCCGGTCCCGGCCGCCGAGCTCGGCATCACGCTCACCCACGAGCACCTCATCAACGACGCCAGCTCATGGGCGCAGCCGACGACGACGCCGGGCCTGGACGCGGAGGACTACCTGCGGCGCCCGGTGACCGCCGATCTGCTGTGGGAGCTCCGGAACGATCCCTTCGGCAACCTCGACAACTGCCGCCTCGACGACCCCGAGCTCGCGCTCGCGGAGATCGCGCGGTACGCGGCGCTCGGCGGCCGCACCATCGTCGACACCACGAGCATGAACAGCGGGCGCGATCTCCGCGGGCTCAAGGACCTCAGCGAGCGCAGCGGCGTGCGCATCGTCGCCGGCACCGGCTACTACCTCGATCCCAGCCTCCCCGAGGGCTTCTCGGCGTTCGCCTCCGAGGACGTCGCCGAGCAGATCCTGCACGACATCGCGCACGGCGTCGACGGGATCCGCCCGGGCATCATCGGGGAGATCGGCGTGGGCGCGGGCTTCACGGAGCGCGAGCGGATCAGCCTCGCCGGCGCCTGCATCGCGCAGCGCGAGAGCGGACTGCCCGTCGAGGTGCACCTCCCCGGCTGGTTCCGCCGCGGCCACGAGGTGCTCGATCTCGCCGAGGCCCACGGCGCGGATCCCCGCGACGTCGTGCTCTGCCACATGGGCCCCTCGGGCGAGGATCGCGCGTACCAGCTCGAGCTGCTGCGCCGCGGCGCCTGGGTGCAGTACGACATGATCGGCATGGAGGTCTTCTACGCCGACCAGGGGGTGCAGTGCCCCTCGGACGAGGACAACGCCAGACACCTCGTCGGCCTCGTGGACGCGGGCTTCGGCGATCGTCTGCTCGTCTCGCAGGACATCTTCCTCAAGTCGCTGCTGCGCGCCCACGGCGGCCCCGGCTACGGGCACATCCTGCAGTACTTCGTCCCCCGCCTCGCCCGGCACGGCCTCGACCGCGCCGCGATCGACCGCTTCCTCATCGACAACCCCCGTTCGCTGTTCGAGGGGCGCGACGCCCCCGCAGCCGAGTCCGACCACTAG